One genomic region from Streptomyces sp. NBC_00582 encodes:
- a CDS encoding bifunctional metallophosphatase/5'-nucleotidase produces MPATSQPDPSRRRRTYRMLAAAATLATTGALAAALPADAHDAHHGKPLPSRYQDVQLLSFNDLHGNLEPPSGSSGRVTELQADGTTKTIDAGGVEYLATHLREARKGNAYSITAAGGDMVGASPLISGLFHDEPTIEALNKLDLDVTSVGNHEFDEGAKELARLQYGGCHPTAGCYTDKKFKGADFPYLAANVLSEKTGKPILAPYWVWKKKDVKIGFIGVTLEDTPGVVSAEGVKGLKFKDEVETINKYAKVLQRQGVKSIVALIHEGGQPASGAYNYNCDSPGAGDGISGPIVDIAKNISPSVDALVTGHTHAAYVCTIPDPAGNPRMVTSAASFGRLYTDTTLTYDRFTGDIARTSVKSANHVVTRTVAKAPDMTELIGKWNTLAAPIGNRAIGYISADVPNTGTESPMGDLIADAQLAYGKSLDAETDLALMNPGGVRAGLTYAAKGSEGDGVVTYAEGFTVQPFSNTVNLQDFTGAQLIQVLKEQVSGSNASAPKILQPSANLTYTLDLTKSGADRVVTDSIKLNGAAVDPSATYRIATNSFLAGGGDGFTTLGQGTNDLVGTDDLTALEQYLTANSSATGPITPPVANRITIVQ; encoded by the coding sequence ATGCCAGCCACATCCCAGCCGGACCCCAGTCGCAGACGTCGTACGTACCGGATGCTCGCGGCCGCCGCCACGCTCGCCACCACGGGCGCGCTGGCCGCCGCTCTCCCGGCGGACGCCCACGACGCGCACCACGGCAAGCCGCTGCCGAGCCGCTACCAGGACGTGCAGTTGCTGTCCTTCAACGACCTGCACGGCAACCTGGAACCGCCGTCGGGCTCGTCCGGCCGTGTGACGGAACTGCAGGCGGACGGCACGACGAAGACGATCGACGCGGGCGGTGTCGAGTACCTCGCCACGCATCTGCGGGAGGCCCGCAAGGGCAACGCCTACTCGATCACCGCGGCCGGCGGTGACATGGTCGGCGCGTCCCCGCTGATCTCGGGCCTGTTCCACGACGAGCCCACCATCGAGGCGCTCAACAAGCTGGACCTGGACGTCACCTCCGTCGGCAACCACGAGTTCGACGAGGGCGCGAAGGAACTGGCCCGGCTCCAGTACGGCGGCTGTCACCCGACGGCCGGCTGCTACACGGACAAGAAGTTCAAGGGCGCCGACTTCCCGTACCTGGCGGCCAACGTGCTGAGCGAGAAGACCGGCAAGCCGATCCTCGCGCCGTACTGGGTGTGGAAGAAGAAGGACGTCAAGATCGGCTTCATCGGGGTGACCCTGGAGGACACGCCGGGCGTCGTCTCCGCCGAGGGCGTCAAGGGCCTGAAGTTCAAGGACGAGGTCGAGACGATCAACAAGTACGCCAAGGTGCTGCAGCGCCAGGGCGTGAAGTCGATCGTGGCGCTGATCCACGAGGGCGGACAGCCGGCGTCGGGCGCGTACAACTACAACTGCGACTCCCCGGGCGCCGGTGACGGGATCTCCGGCCCGATCGTGGACATCGCGAAGAACATCTCCCCGTCGGTGGACGCGCTGGTCACGGGCCACACGCACGCCGCGTACGTCTGCACGATCCCGGACCCGGCGGGCAACCCGCGCATGGTCACCTCGGCCGCGTCCTTCGGCCGTCTCTACACGGACACCACGCTGACGTACGACCGGTTCACCGGCGACATCGCGCGGACGTCCGTGAAGTCGGCGAACCACGTGGTCACCCGGACCGTCGCCAAGGCGCCGGACATGACCGAGCTGATCGGCAAGTGGAACACCCTCGCGGCGCCCATCGGCAACCGTGCCATCGGCTACATCTCGGCCGACGTGCCGAACACGGGCACCGAGTCCCCGATGGGCGACCTGATCGCGGACGCGCAGCTCGCGTACGGCAAGAGCCTCGACGCCGAGACCGACCTCGCGCTGATGAACCCGGGCGGTGTCCGGGCCGGTCTCACCTACGCGGCCAAGGGCAGCGAGGGCGACGGCGTGGTGACGTACGCCGAGGGCTTCACGGTCCAGCCGTTCTCCAACACCGTGAATCTGCAGGACTTCACCGGCGCCCAGCTCATCCAGGTCCTCAAGGAGCAGGTCAGCGGCAGCAACGCGAGCGCGCCGAAGATCCTCCAGCCGTCGGCGAACCTGACGTACACCCTGGATCTGACGAAGAGCGGCGCCGACCGGGTCGTCACCGACTCCATCAAGCTGAACGGCGCGGCCGTCGACCCGTCGGCCACCTACCGCATCGCCAC
- a CDS encoding ABC transporter permease, whose amino-acid sequence MSRPPATPAPPETPTGPAAIPLDEPPATDSGQPGEGNRLRAVLALARFEVRELLFQIQIVFFFLLYLGLVVVGLIPRDGMDAYPVLNTVDRGTQSAPLLFAISVLVCTNAAALRSRKHSTVQQFDVLPVEPWRRTLAHVLSVVPFAALTGLVAVGAYTWEALKPGAIGHGSVGELAVAPLTVLLAGATGVLLARVVPTPFAPILFVIAYYLVFFMVASGTEGEWPSWLSPVMYANIGGDPVPSDLLGRPATAHAVYLLGLCGIVICAALLRAGGRTRAVKTATALALATTVAGAIGQLPYDSAELAAARRTATETPEKVQSCVERDGSTYCSFPEWNGVRPGWAEVVGRVQALAGGAAAKASLTVRQRVDTGSGVETDSYLVPLSAAHQVTVGTRWGGNRVPEFAVGVATVLVMGSEEAAVEREMCDARPVTVMWLALGADRDPSATFQDLRVDDSTEGGGTVLAPTNPLNVTADQSTVVRELLDRPRAEITARVKAHWAELTSARTTTAEAAKLLGVPVPKEAEQCDE is encoded by the coding sequence ATGAGCCGCCCCCCGGCCACCCCGGCTCCCCCGGAGACCCCGACCGGCCCTGCGGCCATCCCGCTCGACGAGCCGCCCGCCACCGACTCCGGACAGCCGGGCGAGGGCAACCGTCTGCGCGCGGTCCTCGCCCTGGCCCGCTTCGAGGTCCGCGAGCTGCTGTTCCAGATCCAGATCGTGTTCTTCTTCCTGCTCTACCTGGGTCTGGTCGTCGTGGGCCTGATCCCCCGGGACGGCATGGACGCCTACCCCGTCCTCAACACCGTCGACCGGGGCACCCAGTCCGCGCCGCTGCTGTTCGCGATCTCCGTCCTCGTCTGCACCAACGCGGCCGCGCTGCGCTCGCGGAAGCACTCCACGGTCCAGCAGTTCGACGTGCTCCCCGTGGAGCCCTGGCGGCGCACGCTCGCCCATGTGCTCTCGGTGGTCCCGTTCGCGGCGCTCACTGGGCTCGTGGCCGTCGGCGCGTACACCTGGGAGGCGCTGAAGCCCGGCGCGATCGGCCATGGCTCGGTCGGGGAGCTGGCCGTCGCCCCGCTGACGGTCCTGCTGGCCGGAGCCACGGGCGTCCTGCTGGCCCGCGTCGTGCCCACCCCCTTCGCGCCCATACTGTTCGTGATCGCCTACTACCTGGTCTTTTTCATGGTCGCCTCCGGCACCGAGGGCGAGTGGCCGAGCTGGCTCTCGCCGGTCATGTACGCCAACATCGGCGGCGATCCCGTCCCCTCCGACCTCCTCGGCCGCCCCGCCACCGCGCACGCCGTGTACCTGCTGGGCCTGTGCGGGATCGTGATCTGTGCGGCACTGCTGCGCGCCGGTGGGCGGACCCGGGCCGTCAAGACGGCGACCGCGCTCGCCCTCGCCACCACCGTGGCCGGCGCGATCGGACAACTGCCGTACGACTCGGCGGAGCTGGCGGCAGCTCGCAGAACGGCGACCGAGACGCCGGAGAAGGTCCAGTCCTGCGTCGAGCGCGACGGCTCGACGTACTGCTCCTTCCCCGAGTGGAACGGCGTACGGCCCGGATGGGCCGAGGTCGTGGGCCGCGTGCAGGCCCTGGCGGGCGGTGCGGCGGCGAAGGCCTCGCTGACCGTCCGCCAGCGCGTCGACACCGGCTCGGGTGTCGAGACCGACTCCTACCTCGTGCCCTTGAGCGCCGCCCACCAGGTCACCGTCGGCACCCGCTGGGGCGGTAACCGCGTCCCCGAGTTCGCGGTCGGTGTGGCCACGGTCCTGGTGATGGGCTCGGAGGAGGCGGCGGTCGAGCGGGAGATGTGCGACGCCCGACCGGTGACGGTCATGTGGCTGGCCCTCGGGGCCGACCGCGATCCGTCGGCCACCTTCCAGGACCTGCGGGTGGACGACAGCACCGAGGGCGGCGGGACGGTTCTGGCCCCCACGAACCCCCTGAATGTGACGGCCGACCAGAGCACGGTCGTCCGGGAACTCCTCGACCGACCCAGGGCCGAGATCACGGCCCGGGTGAAGGCCCACTGGGCGGAGCTCACCTCGGCCCGGACGACGACGGCGGAGGCCGCGAAGCTGCTGGGGGTTCCCGTGCCGAAGGAGGCGGAGCAGTGCGACGAGTAG
- a CDS encoding nuclear transport factor 2 family protein produces MMDDQEQAVQAAVDGELRLLEPEVRASTERVLELLDPEFREIGASGRWWDVETILTVTGGGGISATSPVEVSDMTGTVLAPGLVHLTYFSDHEGRRVWRSSLWRLTATGWRLYFHQGTLAA; encoded by the coding sequence ATGATGGACGATCAAGAACAGGCCGTGCAGGCCGCCGTCGACGGCGAGTTGAGGCTGCTCGAGCCCGAGGTGCGGGCCTCCACCGAGCGGGTGCTGGAGCTGCTGGACCCGGAGTTCAGGGAGATCGGCGCCTCCGGGCGCTGGTGGGACGTGGAGACGATCCTCACCGTGACCGGTGGCGGCGGCATCTCCGCCACCTCGCCGGTCGAGGTCAGTGACATGACCGGGACCGTCCTCGCCCCCGGCCTCGTCCACCTCACCTACTTCTCCGACCACGAGGGCCGCCGGGTGTGGCGGAGCTCCCTGTGGCGTCTCACCGCGACGGGCTGGCGGCTCTACTTCCACCAGGGAACCCTGGCCGCCTGA
- a CDS encoding ABC transporter — MRRVEETPAVEATETAGTRSVRAAQLRSLVVPVWRTLPRRALTAAGAVGLLLAASTRLPDHAPDTELGLFVLRLTAFAGALGLAFLLDDPARNTSATTPMARPARTVLRLAMVIPLTVLWWTTALLLIPSPTRPPLLPVTLQAAAMIAAALALATAAVRFTDSPEVGRSTATCLLTAAVVAVLTPNRWGLLATPGDPWWEPTQLRWAAVLGVTLAVGAWWTPEPLGPGRGFRRPGFPGGSRAASPSR, encoded by the coding sequence GTGCGACGAGTAGAGGAGACACCGGCGGTGGAAGCCACCGAAACAGCGGGAACGAGGAGCGTCAGAGCGGCCCAGCTCCGCTCGCTGGTCGTACCGGTGTGGCGCACCCTGCCCCGGCGGGCGCTGACGGCCGCCGGCGCGGTGGGCCTGCTGCTCGCGGCGAGCACCCGGCTCCCGGACCACGCCCCGGACACCGAACTGGGCCTGTTCGTCCTGCGTCTCACGGCATTCGCCGGCGCCCTGGGCCTGGCGTTCCTCCTGGACGACCCGGCCCGCAACACCAGCGCGACCACCCCGATGGCCCGCCCGGCCCGCACGGTCCTCCGGCTGGCGATGGTGATCCCCCTGACCGTCCTCTGGTGGACGACGGCCCTGCTCCTGATACCGTCCCCGACCCGCCCCCCGCTCCTCCCGGTCACCCTGCAAGCGGCGGCCATGATCGCGGCGGCCCTCGCGCTCGCCACGGCCGCCGTCCGCTTCACGGACTCCCCCGAGGTGGGCCGGAGCACGGCGACATGCCTGCTCACGGCCGCCGTGGTGGCGGTCCTGACCCCCAACCGCTGGGGGCTGCTGGCCACTCCGGGCGACCCCTGGTGGGAGCCGACGCAGCTGCGATGGGCGGCGGTGCTCGGGGTGACGCTGGCGGTGGGCGCGTGGTGGACGCCGGAGCCGCTCGGGCCGGGGCGGGGGTTCAGGCGGCCAGGGTTCCCTGGTGGAAGTAGAGCCGCCAGCCCGTCGCGGTGA
- the mshD gene encoding mycothiol synthase, giving the protein MTSDDIARPHGSRSIETLTELSPEQTDAVLDLLAEAARADGQQAVSEQGRLQLRGGPREGVSHLVLTVGGELVGYAQLEDTDPIEAPAAELVVHPSHRGHGHGRALGAALLAASGKRLRVWAHGGHSAARHLAQVLGLTLFRELRQMRRPLTDLALPDPVLPEGVIVRTFEPGRDDAAWLAVNSASFAHHPEQGSLVQRDLDDRKAQAWFDPAGFFLAFRGEELIGFHWTKVHAEEQLGEVYVLGVAPGAQGGGLGKSLTTIGLRHLAAQGLPTAMLYVDADNKAAVAVYEGLGFATHETDLMYRTET; this is encoded by the coding sequence ATGACCAGCGACGACATCGCACGGCCCCACGGCTCCCGATCCATCGAGACCCTCACCGAGCTCTCCCCCGAACAGACCGATGCCGTCCTCGACCTGCTCGCGGAGGCCGCCCGCGCGGACGGCCAGCAGGCGGTGTCCGAGCAGGGCCGGCTTCAGCTGCGGGGAGGTCCCCGCGAAGGCGTCTCCCATCTGGTCCTCACCGTCGGCGGCGAACTCGTCGGCTACGCCCAGTTGGAGGACACCGACCCGATCGAGGCGCCGGCCGCCGAACTGGTCGTCCACCCCTCCCACCGCGGCCATGGACACGGCCGCGCCCTCGGTGCCGCCCTGCTCGCCGCCTCCGGCAAGCGGCTGCGGGTCTGGGCCCACGGCGGGCATTCCGCCGCCCGCCATCTCGCCCAGGTCCTCGGGCTGACCCTCTTCCGCGAACTGCGCCAGATGCGCAGGCCGTTGACCGACCTGGCGCTGCCCGACCCGGTGCTGCCCGAGGGGGTCATCGTCCGCACCTTCGAGCCCGGCCGGGACGACGCCGCCTGGCTCGCCGTCAACTCCGCGTCCTTCGCGCACCACCCCGAGCAGGGCTCCCTCGTCCAGCGCGACCTCGACGACCGCAAGGCACAGGCCTGGTTCGACCCCGCCGGCTTCTTCCTCGCCTTCCGCGGCGAGGAACTCATCGGCTTCCACTGGACCAAGGTCCACGCGGAGGAACAGCTCGGTGAGGTGTACGTCCTCGGCGTCGCCCCGGGCGCCCAGGGCGGCGGCCTCGGCAAGTCCCTCACCACGATCGGCCTGCGGCATCTCGCGGCGCAGGGGCTGCCCACGGCCATGCTGTACGTCGACGCCGACAACAAGGCGGCGGTGGCGGTCTACGAGGGGTTGGGGTTCGCCACGCACGAGACGGACCTCATGTACCGGACGGAGACGTGA